The genomic window GAAGACCGCGGAGAGGATCGCGCGGTTGCGCTGCCGGCCCGCCGCCCAGACGCCGAGCAGCAGGGCGACGACCGTCTGGAACGCCCAGCTGGCGAAGGTCAGGACGACGGTCAGCCAGAGGGACTGGGTCATCCGGGGGTCGTCGAGGAGCTTCTTCCAGTTGTCGAGGCCGACCGGCTTCGGGTCGGCGAGGCCGTCCCAGCTGGTGAAGGAGAGATACAGGGCCAGGGCCATCGGGACGACCGCGAAGAAGGTGAAGAAGAGGACGCCGGGGAGGGCCCAGGCGGCGTGCGGGCGGCCGGCACGGTTCGCCGTCCGTGGTTTGCCCGTGCGGGCCTTCTCGACCGTGACGGTCACTTCAGCCCCTTGCAGGCCGTCACGAACTCGCTCGGCGAGGACTGTCCCGCGAACAGCTTGCCTATCTCCGTGTGCATCTTGGTGCCGAGGCCGTCGCCGAGCGCCTGGTCCCAGGAGAGCGTGAAGGCCGGGGCCTTCTCCACCATGTCGTACTGGAACTTCGCGTACTCGGGGTTGGGCGAGGAGGCGAGGAGGTCGGCCGCGTTCGAGGTGGTCGGGACGTCGCCGTTGTCGATGAGGGCCTGCGCGTACTCCTTTGACGCGCAGTCCTTGAGGAAGCCGACCGCCAGGTCCTTGTTCTTCGTACGGGCGTTGATGGACCAGTAGTTGGTGGGGTTGCCGACGACGTTGCGCACGTCGCCCGTGCCGCCCTCGACGGTCGGGAAGGCGGCCCAGCCCAGGTTCGTCTTGGCGAAGTCCGGGAACTTGCCGAGCTGCGTGGAGTACTCCCAGGAGCCCATCAGGTGCATGGCCGCCTTGCCGCGCGCGAAGACCGCGGGGGCGCCGCCGTTGACGTACGACACCGAGGTGAACTTGGAGCCGAAGGCGCCGTCGTCGATGAGTTCCTTCACCAGTTCGGCGGCCTTGAGGACGGCGGGGTCTCCCCAGCCCTCGGCGTCGCCGTCCTGGATGCGCTTGAAGACCTCGGGGCCGCCGATACGGTCGACCAGGTACTCCAGCCACATCAGCTCGGGCCAGATGTCGGAGCCGCCGAGGGCGAAGGGGGTGATCTTCGCCTTCTTCAGCTTGGCGTTGATGTCGAGCAACTGGTCCCAGGTGGTGGGGGGTTGAAGCTTGTGCTCGGTGAAGACGGCCTTGTTGTAGAAGAGGATCACCGGCTGCATGCCGCGCATCGGGATGCCGTAGTGGCGGCCCCCCAGGTCGCCGGAGGCGAGGACCGAGGGCAGGAAGCCGTCCTTGAGGACCGGGTCGCCCTCGATGATGTCGGTGAGGTCGACGAGCTTGCCCGCCTCCTCGTACGGCTTGATGGAGCCGCCGCCCCAGTTGAAGAAGACGTCCGGGGCGCTGGGGGAGCCCATCGCCGTACGGAGCTTGGGGGAGTAGTCGGAACCGGGGACCTTCTGCAGCTTGACCGTGCCGCCGGCCTTCTTCGCCGCGGCCGACTTGTTGAACCGGTCGACGCCCGCCTGCTGGACCTTCACCGCGTCGTCGCCGTACACGAACGCGGTGATCGTCTTGCCGTCGCCGCCCGCGCCGCCGCCGGAGCCGCAGGCGGTGAGGCCGGTGCCGAGTCCCGCGGTGAGCAACGAGGCGGAACCGGCACCGAGGAACCAGCGCCTGCTGAACGGCCGGCCACCCGTGCCGCCGCCGGTGACCTGACCTCTACTCGACTCCATGAGAGCACCCTTCGCGAA from Streptomyces sp. DSM 40750 includes these protein-coding regions:
- a CDS encoding ABC transporter substrate-binding protein encodes the protein MESSRGQVTGGGTGGRPFSRRWFLGAGSASLLTAGLGTGLTACGSGGGAGGDGKTITAFVYGDDAVKVQQAGVDRFNKSAAAKKAGGTVKLQKVPGSDYSPKLRTAMGSPSAPDVFFNWGGGSIKPYEEAGKLVDLTDIIEGDPVLKDGFLPSVLASGDLGGRHYGIPMRGMQPVILFYNKAVFTEHKLQPPTTWDQLLDINAKLKKAKITPFALGGSDIWPELMWLEYLVDRIGGPEVFKRIQDGDAEGWGDPAVLKAAELVKELIDDGAFGSKFTSVSYVNGGAPAVFARGKAAMHLMGSWEYSTQLGKFPDFAKTNLGWAAFPTVEGGTGDVRNVVGNPTNYWSINARTKNKDLAVGFLKDCASKEYAQALIDNGDVPTTSNAADLLASSPNPEYAKFQYDMVEKAPAFTLSWDQALGDGLGTKMHTEIGKLFAGQSSPSEFVTACKGLK